AGCGCAAGCAACGCAACACTCAGCGATCGTCACAGCGATTTTTGGCTAACTTCCTAGATCCTGCTGCCCAACAACGTTTGGCAGAACTGCGGATGGGCGTCAAACCAAAAAAACTCAAGGAATATTAGATTTTTTTCGAGAAATTTGCTGAAAGGGGTTGCAAAGATAGGGTGAGTCTAGTTATTATAGTTTTCGCGCACTGAAACGTTCCTCAGTAGCTCAGTGGTAGAGCGGTCGGCTGTTAACCGATTGGTCGCAGGTTCGAGTCCTGCCTGGGGAGTTTAACAAATAAGGCTGATATTAGGTGAAACCTACACCTGACAAAGATTGGTTGGATTTCTGGTGGTTAGAGCCAGAGGTTACCTTTCTGAATCATGGTGCCTTCGGTGCTTGCCCAAAATCCGTCCTAGAGATCCAACAGCAATTCCGACAGCGATTAGAGCGACAGCCGCTGCGTTTTCTTGCCCAAGACTTAGAAGATTTGCTAGATGCTGCTCGTGGAATATTGGCAGAATTTGTTGGGGCAGACCCATTAGATTTAGCCTTTGTCCCTAATGCCACGACCGGGGTCAACACTGTCTTGCGATCGCTCCATTTCACCCCTGACGATGAGCTGCTGACTACCAACCACGAGTACAACGCTTGTCGGAACGCCCTTGATTTTGTAGCAGCCCGCTCTGGCGCTCGTATTGTAGTGGCAGAAATTCCTTTGCCGATCCAGTCTCCGGAGCAGGTGATAGAGGCGGTTATTGCCAAGATCTCACCTAAAACTCGATTAGCACTACTCGATCACATCACGAGTCAAACTGGCTTGGTGATGCCGATTCAGCAGTTGGTACAAGAACTAAACCAACGGGGCATCGATACTTTAATAGATGGGGCGCACGCACCAGGGTCAGTGTCGCTAAATGTATCAGCGATTGGTGCGACGTATTACACAGGTAATTGCCATAAATGGTTGTGTGCGCCCAAGGGAGCGGCGTTTTTGTATGTGCAGCGCGATCGCCAAGCTCAGATTCGTCCTTTGACCATTAGCCATGGGGCTAACTCACTTCGCAGCGATCGCTCACGATTCCGTTTAGAGTTCGACTGGCCCGGAACCTATGATCCGAGCGCTTATTTGTCTGTACCCGCCGCGATTGAGTTCATGGGAGGCTTACTGCCTGGAGGTTGGTCAAAATTGATGGCGCAGAATCGTGCGAAGGCTCTAGCTGCTAGAAAGATTCTGTGTGAAGCCCTAAGCGTCTCGCCACCCTGTCCCGATGACATGATTGCGGCTTTAGCTGTGGTGCCGCTACCCGATGGCTCTTACCAGGCGTTGCAAACTGCTCTTCTTAACCAATACGGTATTGAAGTGCCGATCGTGCCTTGGCCTGGAGGACAAAAGCGATTGGTTCGGGTAGCCGCGCAGATTTACAACACAGTGCCGCAATATGAGTATTTGGCTCAGGCGCTCGTAGAGTTGCTAGCAACCGAGGCAGGATAAAAAGGAGGCAGCAGCCTTTGGCAAAGAGAAACTGCTAAGAAACAGATTCTTCGGGCAACTGCAATACGCGACCCCGCCAAGTCCAGCCCCAACCTGTTTCTGTCTTAATAATTGAGCCAATCGCGATCGCAGCTACCAATAGCCCCCCTAATCCACTCAGCCACCAATAGCGAGTAGAACTGCCAGAGGCTTGGTTGCCAATGCGTCGTAGGTTGTACTGGAGCAAAATTGTGACGAGAGCGACCCCAATGGCTGCGTAATCCAAGTAATCCAACCCATTCAAGGGGGCAGCAAAAACTCGATAGAGAGCGATCGCGAGTCCGAGCCAAGGCAGAGAGTAAACCACCAAGACAATCAGCGCCAGATAAAGCATCGACTTAATGCTTCGGTGCGCTCCCAAATAGAGGTTTTTAGTCCAGCCTTCCCATAGAGCCGACCAAGAGCGATACATCCGCACTTTGACAATATTGGCACCCATCACATATTGCAGCTTCAGCCCATTTTGTTTGGTGCGTCGAGCCAGTTCTACGTCCTCCACAATTTGGCTGGCGACTGCTCGATGACCGCCGAGTTGTTCGTATGCCGTCCGCTGAAACAGCATGAAAGGGCCTGCGGCAAAGGCTGTAGTTGAAGTGGGATCATTCACCTCGGCAAAGTTAAAGGCAGCAATGAGTTGGTTAAATATCAGCGGTTGCACGATCCATTCAGCCAAACAGCCACAGATCAAGCCAGGGCCGCAACTCAATAAATCGATGTTCTCCTGAATCGCCGTTTGCAACGCTGTCTCAAGCCCTTGGGGTTGTAAGCGAGTGTCTGCATCAATAAATAATAGGAAGTCACCACTGGCCTGTTCTACGCCTTGGGTACAAGCCCAATTTTTGCCAGCCCATACTTCTCCTGGGGGGCGAGACTGACCCTCCAAAACTTTCAGTCGTGGATCGTTGAGATTGGTTTGCAAAGTCTGGGCGATCGCAAGGGTATTATCCGAAGACTGGTCATCAACCACCCAGAGTTCAAGTTGCTCTGAGGACAAGTGGGTGCTGTTCAGTACCGCCAGAATGCAATCTTGAATATTCTCAGCCTCGTTGTAGGCAGGAATAAGGACTGAGACGCGCGGTAGGGTCTCCATCGCGATCGCACTTACTGGCAGGGGCTGTAGCTGGGGAGCACTGGCGATCGATTGCTGTACTCTTGCCGAAAAAAGCCCGATTCCTCCCAAAGCCAGGAGAAGGATCGCTAACAAAATCAAAGTTTTACCTTCCTCATGCGAAGCTAAGTATCAAAACCTACTGCCAATGAAAAACAATTGTTGAGCAAGTCTTACATCATCCTTTAGGAAGGATTTAGAATCGTTGCTTATAATCTGTACAGGAATCTTCGCATTCCTCAAGTGGTTCGTATTGAACCTTAAAAAATCACTGTAGAGAAGACTTCTTAATGATGCCCCGGATACTTGTTATTGATGATGATCCTGCGATTTCAGAGCTAGTGGCAGTCAACCTGGAAATGGCTGGGTACGATGTGAGCCAAGCGCCGGATGGCATTAAAGGTCAGGCCCTAGCTTTGCAATTGCAGCCAGATTTAATCATGCTGGATCTGATGCTACCCAAGGTAGACGGGTTTACCGTGTGCCAGCGCCTCCGCCGGGACGAGCGAACGGCAGATATTCCAGTCCTGATGCTGACGGCTCTGAGCCAAACCCAAGACAAGGTAGAAGGGTTTAATGCGGGTGCGGATGACTATCTTACCAAGCCTTTTGAGCTGGAAGAAATGCTGGCTAGAGTGCGAGCTTTGTTGCGTCGTACCGATCGCATTCCCCAAGCAGCTAAGCACAGTGAGATTCTGAATTACGGGCCTCTGACTTTGGTGCCAGAACGATTTGAAGCGATCTGGTTTGATCAAACGGTTAAGTTAACTCATTTAGAATTTGAACTTTTACATTGTCTGTTGCAGCGGCACGGCCAAACGGTTTCACCCAGCGAAATTCTCAAGGAAGTTTGGGGCTACGACCCAGATGATGACATCGAAACGATTCGGGTTCACGTCAGACACTTGAGAACGAAGCTAGAACCAGACCCGCGCCACCCGCGCTACATCAAGACTGTGTATGGTGCAGGCTACTGCCTAGAGCTGCCCAGCCATGAAAAGTCAGAAGATGTGGAAAAAGCTTTAGCGGAATAAGGTTACTCGTTCTACAAATTCAGTTTTCATACTCTCTAGCTCAGCCTGCGATCGCTCCTCACTAATGCAGGCTAGCTTTTGCATGGCGATCGTGCCTTAACTCAGATTAGAAAATGGCTGGAAACTTCTAAAACTCCCACACATGATTGGGATCGTTTAGAGATGCTCGAACAGATGCCAGATCAGCGAGATTCTTAAATGGACAAGATTTAGCAATCTCAACAATTGTGGACAATGCAGCACCTAACTGTTCATTATTTTGGTTAGCGACCGCTTGATCTACAACCTTGAACAAAGAACGAAAATTCTCTGCTCGCTCATCAAAAGAGTGATCGAGATAAGCCATAAGCAAATCGCGTTGAGCATTAATTTTTGCGATCGTCTCTTTTTCGTTAGCTTCAATTTCTCTGCGTTTAGTTCGTTCCTCTTCAGTAATTTGAGTACATTCCGTATAGGCCGATATGATTTGCTGCAAACATTCAGCAGGATTAACGATTTGTGTAAATATATCGGGCACTGCTCGCTTCAAAGACATGCCTACTGATTCCTTAAATTGCGGTACTTGGCTTGGATGGTAATGCTGTTTGGGTTTAAATGCCCCTGGGTATCCAAGACGGGTGTCTTCATAATCTCGGCAAGCGCTTTTACTAGCAGTGCAACTTGCTGGAATTTATGGGCATCCCTAGTCTTATTGAATGATTTGTGAGATTCAAGCTCGTTAAGGCCCAAAATGGCTTGATCGTTTAAAGTGCATACTAAATTGCTTAACTCATGGATGCGTTGATTTACCTGTCCCATGAAGTCCTTTGCGGCTTGGATTTTAGCAATAGCAATATTTATTTGAGCTTCATACTCTTTAGCCTTGGTCAAAGCTTTTTCCCCTTCGCCAGCTAGTACAAACCCACCAATTAATACGGCTGGACCAACAGTAATACCTCCCAAAACCATAGAACCTAGGGCCATTCCACCTCCTCCCGCAGCCAGTGATCCGCCACCTAGCCAAGCCAGCGTTGCATTCCAAGCAGCAGCCCCACTTAGGCTGCCTATGAGAGTTCCAGTACTGGCTACACCTACAGAGGTAGCTAATCCCATTGCACCGCCATAACCAGCAGCAGCAGCTCCTATTGCCTTTGCACCGCCTTGAAAAAATTGTTGAGCTTCTAAAGCTGCGGTTTTGTACTCTTCAATTTGTTGAACAGAAATTTCTAATCCTTCTAAAAATTCTTTATTAGCCTGGGATGCTTGCTGACCACTACGTTCAATAAATGCGACAAAACGGCCAATCGTTCGCATCATTACATCAAGCTGAAGCTGTCCATACTCCTCTGCAAGCTTGTTAGTAGCTTCTCCGTCCCGCTTCAACTGCTCAACTGCAAACTTGTGACGTTTTTGAGCCTCTTCCCCAATTTTACTGGCCTTGCTCATGTTGCTAACGCCTTCAGTACCCTTCAAAGCTCCATAAGCCGCAGTTCCTAAGGCGACAGCACCGAGGATAAGGGGAATCATGCTAGGTTCTCCAGAAGGTAAATGAATACTTTGATCTAGACTGCCCTTGAATAGTAGGACTCTAGCCTAGGCATGATGAGGAGATAGTAAATGAGTTGTGAGGATTTTAATAACAAGAAAAAACGATCGCCCAACTGTTAAGTCAAGCGATCGCGATTGGAGTAATTGCGAATGAAGGACTGCGCTAAATCAACTAGGGAGCCAGCGCGTTACCGCGTAGCAAGCTACCAATCGTTTTAGCTGTGATTTTGAGTTGAACCAAGGGGTTAGCAGGGACCACAGTTTTGTACAGGTAGCTATCAAAAGTTAGCTTCTGCACATCCATGTCAGCGCACATTTCTACAAACGCTTCACGGGTTGCGTCAGAGCGGTAGAAGACAGATTGTAGGATGTCCAGCACCTTGTAGGTGAGACCGTACATTCTGTCCCAACGCTTGATGTACACCTTCAAGTCAGCTTCAGTTGGGATGCGTTGGCCTTGGTTGGAGAATTCCACAATGGCTTCAGCACACATCCGAGCAGACTTAGCCGCAAAGTAGATCCCTTCGCCCGAAGACTTGGTAACAGTACCCGCAGCATCGCCGACGAGCGCCACACGACCCACCACGCGGCGAGGTCTGGGGTGTTCAGGAATGGGGTGAGCTTCCACCTTGATAATTTCGCCACCTTCAAGACGCTTAGCAGCACGGGCACGAATCCCTGCTTGCAGCTTCTTGATGTCAGCCTTGTTCACATGCATAGTGCCTGTGCCCACTGCTACGTGGTCGTATTTGGGGAAAACCCAGGCATAGAAGTCGGTAGAAACATCATCGCCGACATACATTTCTGCCAGATCTTGGTAGTAAGCCATTTTGTCTTCGGGCAGGCGAATCCGCTCTTGGAAGGCGATCGCATAGTTGTAATCCCCTGCATCAATGGCCTTGGCAATCCGGGAGTTTGCCCCATCTGCCCCAACTACCACATCCACTTGCAAGGTTTTTGCCGTGCCTTCTAAGCTGCCATTAGAGTGGTCAGCGTAGTGCAGTGTGTAAGGGTCTTTATTGTTGCCGGGGATCTCAAGTTTGTGGACTGTGCCATTAATCAACTTGGCACCAAGCTTTTCAGCGCGATCGCGCATAAAGCCATCTAGGACTTCCCGACGGCACATGCCGATGTACTCGCCTTCTTTGAGCGTGCTGCCAATGCTGACCTCAACATTGGAGGGTGAGATCATTTTCATTTTTCTCACCTGCCGATCAATGATGTTGAGCGGCAGATCAAATTCTTCCACCATGCAGAGAGGAATGGCTCCACCACAGGGCTTAGCGTTATCTAATTTGCGTTCGAATAAATAAGTTTCGATACCAGCTTTTGCTAATGTCTCAGCAGCGGAAGAACCTGCTGGACCGCCTCCAACAACAGCAACCCTTAGTGCCAAAGGTCTTTCTCCCAATCTCTTCTACGGCTACAAGAGAGGATAGTATCACGGACTTTTTCTCTCCAGCAGACTGAACTGGGGAGATATGACCGAAATGCAACAGACCTTAATATACCGACATGAAATTGGGATTGCAGTTTGGTCGAATTATCAGAGATGCTATCAAGAGTTTGTAACTATCAAAAGTTTGAAACTAGTAGCAAAAATATCTGTAATCTGCCGCATCTACTTACAAAATTGCAGCAGGTCGGTACAGTTCGTGCTATAAAACTACAGTAACTGCATCGGCAAACCGGGATTTTGGGTAGGATTCACTCCACCCTACGGGAACGCCAAGGGCGTACATCCTTCCGCCTTTATCCTTCCTAGGTCATTAGCAATGGGCATTGTAGTCGAAAACGTATCTAAGCAGTTCGGCAGCTTTAAAGCCGTAGATCAAGTGAGCTTGGAAGTAAAAACTGGGTCTTTGGTGGCGCTGTTGGGGCCATCTGGGTCTGGAAAGTCCACGCTGTTGCGTTTGATTGCGGGCCTAGAAAGTCCAGATGTAGGAAAAATTTGGCTGACGGGTAGAGACGCGACTCACCAAAGTGTCCAAGACCGAAATATCGGCTTTGTGTTTCAGCACTACGCCCTGTTCAAGCATTTGACAGTGCGTAAAAATATCGCTTTTGCTTTAGAGATTCGTAAAGTGCCCCCCGCCAAGATTAAAGCGCGGGTCGAAGAGTTGCTAGAACTTGTGCAGCTCCGGGGGTTGGGCGATCGCTATCCTTCACAACTTTCTGGCGGTCAGCGGCAGCGGGTGGCTCTGGCGCGGGCTTTAGCCGTGGAGCCTCAAGTATTGCTGCTAGATGAGCCTTTCGGTGCCTTAGATGCCAAAGTACGAAAGGATTTGCGGGCTTGGCTGCGGCGATTGCATGACGAAGTGCATGTAACGACCGTCTTTGTTACCCATGACCAAGAAGAGGCGATGGAAGTCTCCGACGAAATTGTGGTCATGAATAAGGGCTGTGTCGAGCAGATGGGCAGTCCTGCTGAAATCTACGATCATCCGGCAAGTGCCTTTGTCATGAGCTTCATTGGGCCTGTAAACGTGTTGCCTAGCTCATCTCGGATTTTTCAAGACAATGGTTTTGACTCAGCGCATCCAGAAGTTTTCTTGCGGCCTCAGGATGTCATGGTCGAAACTTCACCCAACGGTACGACAGTGCCAGCACGAATTAGCCGCTTAATTCATTTGGGTTGGGAAGTCCAAGCAGAATTGACGCTAGAGGATGGGCAAGTGGTCACGGCTCATCTCACACGAGAGCGCTTTGATGAGTTGAACCTAGAGCCGCAGCAGCATGTATACGTCAAACCCAAAGAAGCCAAGTCATTCCCGCTGTATTATTCCATCTAACTTGGCTTGACTCAATTGGGTGCCGTCGTTGAACATACAAGATTTTTCCTGATCCAGTCGAGCGAGCGCGGAGGGAAGCAGTGGGGAGTCGCCTAGTCTAACTTTATGAGCCGCTTTCGGCTTTAATGAGAAGGCTAATAGTCACTGCTGCCCATGAGTAGTGCTAGAGTGCTGACCTGATGCTGTGCCTAGTAACTTGGAATCGTTTGCTATGAACTGGTTGAGTTTGTCTGTCCGACAGTGGCGATCGCTGGGAAAATTTTTGGGCTTATTTAGTTTGTGTTGCTTCCTCGCCATTAGCTGCGCTCCCCGACAGACCACTCAACCTACTAGTTCTCCGGCTGCTTCTACCAACAGCGAGCGGATTGTTTTGGGCACCACAGCCAAAGTTCGGACTCTCGACCCAGCAGATGCTTACGATATTTGGGCGGGTAATCTGCTCTATAACTTGGGCGATCGCCTCTATACCTACGAAACTGGCACCACCGATCTCAAGCCGCAGTTGGCTACAGCGCTACCTCAGGTCAGTGAAGACGGCTTAACCTACAAGATTCCGTTACGGCAAGGAGTCGTGTTTCATGACGGCACTCCTTTTAATGCTGAAGCAATGGCTTTCTCCCTGCGTCGCTTTATCGAAAATGGCGGTCAACCTTCCTTCTTGCTTTCCGACACAGTGGAGTCAGTCGAGGCCACGGGCGAAAATGAGCTGACGATTAAACTGAAAAAGCCATTTGCAGCCTTTCCAAATTTGCTTGCCTTCTCAGGGGCTGTTGCAGTGTCGCCTAAAGCTTACGAGATTGGTGAAGGAAAATTTAAGCCATCAACTTTTGTTGGCACTGGCCCCTACAAGCTGGCTCAATATGGCACAGATTCGTTAAAGCTAGACGTATTTGACCAGTACTGGGGTGAAAAGCCTGCCAACCAAGGCGTGGATATTCAGAGTCTCTCTAGCCCAGCGAACTTGTACAACGCATTTCAAACAGGGGCGGTAGATGTTGCCTACCAAAACCTAGATCTCGACCAGATTCAGAGTTTGCAACAGGGGGCACAGCGATCGGGGTGGCAAGTGATCGAAGGTCGAGGCGATGGCATTTATTACCTCACCTTAAATCTGCAAGACCAGCCGTTAGACCAAGTGCTCGTACGTCAGGCTCTTGCCGCCTTAGTAGATCGTCCCCTGTTGCAACAGCGAGTATTTCAAGGCCAAGTGGAGCCACTTTACAGTTTGATCCCTTCTAGCCTCGATGCCTACAGCCCCGTATTTCAGAAGTCCTATGGGGATGGGGATGTCGCTAAAGTGAAAGAATTGCTAGCCAAAGCAGGCTACTCCAAGGACAAGCCGTTACAACTAGAGCTTTGGTATCGTTCTAACCTCACCAGTAATGAACTAGTAGCTACGACCCTCAAGGCTTTAGCCGCCCAGAGGCTAGAGGGTGCCATGACCATTGACCTCAAAAGTGTAGAATCGGCCACTGCCTACCAGAACCTGGACAAGGGAGCGTATCCCATTTTTCTTTTGGACTGGGTTCCTGACTTTTTAGATGCCGACAACTATATTCAGCCGTTTTTAGCCTGTGCCAAAGGCTCAGAAGCCACAGGTTGCCACGAGGGAGCTAGCAAAGGCCAAGGCTCCTTCTACTACAGCGATCGCGTCAACCAACTGATTGACCAAGAGCGCCAAGAACAAGATCCGCAAGCTCGCCAAAAAATCTTCGCTGAAATCCAAAATATTCTGGTAAACGATGTGCCCTTTATTCCGCTCTGGCAAAACAAAGAGTATCTGTTTGTCCAAAAAGGGATAGAAGGAGCACGCCTAGAAGCGACACAGAAGGTTCCCTTTAGCTCAATCAACAAATAGATTCTATTTATGTCTCGCTCAAAAGCGCTCCAATATTACATCGTCGCCCGTTTGCTCTTAGCTCCCTTAATGCTGTGGACTATTACCACTGCTGTATTTCTCTTGTTGCGGGCGACTCCTGGCGATCCGGTGGATGTAATTTTGGGGCCAAGAGCACCAGAAGCGGCGAAGGCAGCACTCCGCGTACAACTCGGATTGGATTTGCCGCTGTTGCAGCAGTACTTCAATTACTTGGGTGATTTGCTGCGTCTAGACTTGGGTACTTCGCTGACGAGTCGGGGCCAATCGGTCCGGGAAATCATCCAAGCCTATTTTCCTGCCACTGTGGAGTTGGCGGTTTTTAGCATGGCGATCGCGCTGGTGGTTGGCGTTGGGGTCGGTATTCTCTCAGCTTCTAAGCCTGATAGCGTCTTTGATGTGGGCGGACGGCTGTTTGGCATCATTACTTACTCGGTGCCGTTATTTTGGGCAGGCATGTTGTTGCAACTAATCTTTGCGGTACAACTGCGTTGGTTTCCTTTAGGGACAAGGTTCCCAGCTACTATTCCGGCTCCTCAAGGCCCCACAGGGCTTTACACCATTGATAGTTTGCTCAGTGGCAACCTGATGCAGTTTGGAGTCGCCCTCTACTATCTGGCTTTGCCCTGCCTTACTTTAGGAATTTTGCTCAGTGGTATTTTTGAGCGGATGGTGCGCGTGAATCTGAAGCAAACCTTGAAAGCAGATTATGTAGAAGCTGCTAGAGCCAGAGGAATTTCTGAGGGTAAGATTCTGTGGTCGCACGCTCTCAAAAATGCTCTGATTCCTGTGATTACAGTTTTAGGGCTGACTCTAGCTGCAATGCTGGGCGGGGCCATTTTGACAGAAGTTACCTTTTCCTGGCCAGGGTTAGCTAATCGGCTGTACGAAGCAATTTCACTCCGCGATTATCCGACGGTGCAAGGAATTGTAGTATTTTTCGCGGCGATCGTGGTTCTGGCGAGCATCGCGATTGATCTGTTGAATGCTTATGTTGATCCCCGAATCCGTTACTAAGGGGTACTTACAGGAACAAAACCCTGGCTAGAAGGGAGCGATCGCCTACCTATAACATGACCGGAAT
This region of Trichocoleus desertorum NBK24 genomic DNA includes:
- a CDS encoding aminotransferase class V-fold PLP-dependent enzyme, translating into MKPTPDKDWLDFWWLEPEVTFLNHGAFGACPKSVLEIQQQFRQRLERQPLRFLAQDLEDLLDAARGILAEFVGADPLDLAFVPNATTGVNTVLRSLHFTPDDELLTTNHEYNACRNALDFVAARSGARIVVAEIPLPIQSPEQVIEAVIAKISPKTRLALLDHITSQTGLVMPIQQLVQELNQRGIDTLIDGAHAPGSVSLNVSAIGATYYTGNCHKWLCAPKGAAFLYVQRDRQAQIRPLTISHGANSLRSDRSRFRLEFDWPGTYDPSAYLSVPAAIEFMGGLLPGGWSKLMAQNRAKALAARKILCEALSVSPPCPDDMIAALAVVPLPDGSYQALQTALLNQYGIEVPIVPWPGGQKRLVRVAAQIYNTVPQYEYLAQALVELLATEAG
- a CDS encoding glycosyltransferase family 2 protein, producing the protein MILLAILLLALGGIGLFSARVQQSIASAPQLQPLPVSAIAMETLPRVSVLIPAYNEAENIQDCILAVLNSTHLSSEQLELWVVDDQSSDNTLAIAQTLQTNLNDPRLKVLEGQSRPPGEVWAGKNWACTQGVEQASGDFLLFIDADTRLQPQGLETALQTAIQENIDLLSCGPGLICGCLAEWIVQPLIFNQLIAAFNFAEVNDPTSTTAFAAGPFMLFQRTAYEQLGGHRAVASQIVEDVELARRTKQNGLKLQYVMGANIVKVRMYRSWSALWEGWTKNLYLGAHRSIKSMLYLALIVLVVYSLPWLGLAIALYRVFAAPLNGLDYLDYAAIGVALVTILLQYNLRRIGNQASGSSTRYWWLSGLGGLLVAAIAIGSIIKTETGWGWTWRGRVLQLPEESVS
- a CDS encoding response regulator transcription factor produces the protein MPRILVIDDDPAISELVAVNLEMAGYDVSQAPDGIKGQALALQLQPDLIMLDLMLPKVDGFTVCQRLRRDERTADIPVLMLTALSQTQDKVEGFNAGADDYLTKPFELEEMLARVRALLRRTDRIPQAAKHSEILNYGPLTLVPERFEAIWFDQTVKLTHLEFELLHCLLQRHGQTVSPSEILKEVWGYDPDDDIETIRVHVRHLRTKLEPDPRHPRYIKTVYGAGYCLELPSHEKSEDVEKALAE
- the chlP gene encoding geranylgeranyl reductase, whose product is MALRVAVVGGGPAGSSAAETLAKAGIETYLFERKLDNAKPCGGAIPLCMVEEFDLPLNIIDRQVRKMKMISPSNVEVSIGSTLKEGEYIGMCRREVLDGFMRDRAEKLGAKLINGTVHKLEIPGNNKDPYTLHYADHSNGSLEGTAKTLQVDVVVGADGANSRIAKAIDAGDYNYAIAFQERIRLPEDKMAYYQDLAEMYVGDDVSTDFYAWVFPKYDHVAVGTGTMHVNKADIKKLQAGIRARAAKRLEGGEIIKVEAHPIPEHPRPRRVVGRVALVGDAAGTVTKSSGEGIYFAAKSARMCAEAIVEFSNQGQRIPTEADLKVYIKRWDRMYGLTYKVLDILQSVFYRSDATREAFVEMCADMDVQKLTFDSYLYKTVVPANPLVQLKITAKTIGSLLRGNALAP
- a CDS encoding sulfate/molybdate ABC transporter ATP-binding protein, whose protein sequence is MGIVVENVSKQFGSFKAVDQVSLEVKTGSLVALLGPSGSGKSTLLRLIAGLESPDVGKIWLTGRDATHQSVQDRNIGFVFQHYALFKHLTVRKNIAFALEIRKVPPAKIKARVEELLELVQLRGLGDRYPSQLSGGQRQRVALARALAVEPQVLLLDEPFGALDAKVRKDLRAWLRRLHDEVHVTTVFVTHDQEEAMEVSDEIVVMNKGCVEQMGSPAEIYDHPASAFVMSFIGPVNVLPSSSRIFQDNGFDSAHPEVFLRPQDVMVETSPNGTTVPARISRLIHLGWEVQAELTLEDGQVVTAHLTRERFDELNLEPQQHVYVKPKEAKSFPLYYSI
- a CDS encoding ABC transporter substrate-binding protein, which encodes MNWLSLSVRQWRSLGKFLGLFSLCCFLAISCAPRQTTQPTSSPAASTNSERIVLGTTAKVRTLDPADAYDIWAGNLLYNLGDRLYTYETGTTDLKPQLATALPQVSEDGLTYKIPLRQGVVFHDGTPFNAEAMAFSLRRFIENGGQPSFLLSDTVESVEATGENELTIKLKKPFAAFPNLLAFSGAVAVSPKAYEIGEGKFKPSTFVGTGPYKLAQYGTDSLKLDVFDQYWGEKPANQGVDIQSLSSPANLYNAFQTGAVDVAYQNLDLDQIQSLQQGAQRSGWQVIEGRGDGIYYLTLNLQDQPLDQVLVRQALAALVDRPLLQQRVFQGQVEPLYSLIPSSLDAYSPVFQKSYGDGDVAKVKELLAKAGYSKDKPLQLELWYRSNLTSNELVATTLKALAAQRLEGAMTIDLKSVESATAYQNLDKGAYPIFLLDWVPDFLDADNYIQPFLACAKGSEATGCHEGASKGQGSFYYSDRVNQLIDQERQEQDPQARQKIFAEIQNILVNDVPFIPLWQNKEYLFVQKGIEGARLEATQKVPFSSINK
- a CDS encoding ABC transporter permease, whose amino-acid sequence is MSRSKALQYYIVARLLLAPLMLWTITTAVFLLLRATPGDPVDVILGPRAPEAAKAALRVQLGLDLPLLQQYFNYLGDLLRLDLGTSLTSRGQSVREIIQAYFPATVELAVFSMAIALVVGVGVGILSASKPDSVFDVGGRLFGIITYSVPLFWAGMLLQLIFAVQLRWFPLGTRFPATIPAPQGPTGLYTIDSLLSGNLMQFGVALYYLALPCLTLGILLSGIFERMVRVNLKQTLKADYVEAARARGISEGKILWSHALKNALIPVITVLGLTLAAMLGGAILTEVTFSWPGLANRLYEAISLRDYPTVQGIVVFFAAIVVLASIAIDLLNAYVDPRIRY